One window from the genome of Spiractinospora alimapuensis encodes:
- a CDS encoding PspC domain-containing protein, which yields MSDKKLRRSVNNRLLTGVCGGIGEYFNVDANIIRLAFAVFTLFGGSGILLYIIAWLVIPESGAPSSVLENIIGSFTKKN from the coding sequence ATGAGCGACAAGAAGCTACGACGCAGCGTCAACAACCGTCTCCTGACCGGTGTCTGTGGAGGCATCGGCGAGTACTTCAACGTGGACGCCAACATCATCCGTCTCGCGTTCGCCGTCTTCACCCTCTTCGGTGGGAGCGGCATCCTTCTCTACATCATCGCCTGGCTGGTCATCCCGGAGAGCGGGGCGCCGAGCTCCGTGCTGGAGAACATCATCGGCTCCTTCACCAAGAAGAACTGA
- a CDS encoding ATP-binding protein, protein MNSPDLEAEGGTGKPALSASDSHAAADTAVCGLAGQETAAGHARDFSVSVLARWGLAQLCEDVRLVVSELVTNAWRHASDKGHADEQIELRLFRGRSAVVCQVSDSSSREPALARVDETAESGRGLHLVERFSQEWGWEHRDGRGKVVWAAFSIPRTT, encoded by the coding sequence ATGAACTCGCCAGACCTAGAGGCCGAGGGCGGTACCGGGAAGCCGGCGCTCTCAGCCAGCGACAGCCACGCTGCGGCGGACACCGCCGTGTGCGGCCTTGCCGGTCAGGAGACCGCGGCCGGACACGCGCGGGACTTCAGCGTGTCGGTCCTGGCTCGCTGGGGACTCGCACAGTTGTGCGAGGACGTCCGGCTGGTCGTCTCGGAGCTGGTCACCAACGCCTGGCGGCATGCCTCCGACAAGGGACACGCCGACGAACAAATCGAACTGCGCCTGTTCCGCGGACGTTCTGCCGTAGTGTGTCAGGTCTCCGACTCCAGCTCACGGGAGCCGGCCCTGGCCCGCGTGGACGAGACCGCGGAGTCGGGACGCGGGCTTCACCTGGTGGAACGCTTCAGCCAGGAATGGGGCTGGGAGCACAGGGATGGTCGCGGCAAGGTCGTCTGGGCCGCGTTCTCCATTCCTCGTACAACATAA
- a CDS encoding metallophosphoesterase family protein: MRETLRYLWNRLRAAGRGLAAGPGARLRDRLRTFARARVTRVVLVLLVGVGGAGVGVAAGGSVTTAIGPADVQLSLRPALQGETVVDVSPLGRLSFDTHTGPLRIDARIVEIRLDAAEEIIDDPDAINRMAESVASEVRDGVIRMGAHALLFGVLGAALAGGVLFRDVRRTAGATAGALVTLGAVGVTAVGTFNANAIAEPRYTGLLAGAPQVVGNAYDVVDRFEEYQEQLAGLVGNVSTLYQVTSTLPVYEEDDESTVRVLHVSDIHLNPAAWTIISSLRDQFQADFIVDSGDLTDRGNPAEDVFADEISDLDVPYVWVRGNHDSTSTQEAVEAQDNAVVLDGEATEIEGLRVYGAGDPRFTPDKSADPGTEDDLTEIGELQAQSQADADPPLDFVVMHDPVQAEPFSGQVPLVLAGHGHRRWEETKPSGTQFLVQGSTGGAGLRGLETGVDSPTPYQASVLYFDRETGRLQARDDIDLGGLGLTSAQIERHVESDPDRDLEPEDEAASEDSSPEASPRE; the protein is encoded by the coding sequence ATGCGGGAAACACTGAGATACCTGTGGAATCGCCTGCGCGCGGCCGGACGCGGACTCGCGGCCGGCCCAGGCGCGAGACTGCGTGACCGCCTGCGGACCTTCGCCCGCGCCCGCGTCACCCGTGTCGTCCTGGTGCTGCTGGTCGGCGTCGGTGGGGCCGGAGTGGGCGTCGCCGCCGGCGGATCGGTCACCACGGCGATCGGGCCCGCCGACGTCCAGCTCTCCCTCCGCCCCGCGCTGCAGGGCGAGACCGTGGTGGACGTCTCCCCGTTGGGGCGGCTCAGCTTCGACACCCACACGGGACCGCTCCGGATCGACGCCCGTATCGTCGAGATCCGCCTGGACGCCGCCGAGGAGATCATCGACGATCCCGACGCGATCAACCGGATGGCGGAGTCGGTGGCCTCCGAGGTGCGCGACGGCGTGATCCGGATGGGAGCGCACGCGCTGCTCTTCGGGGTCCTCGGCGCCGCGCTGGCGGGCGGCGTCCTGTTCCGGGACGTCCGCCGCACCGCCGGGGCCACCGCGGGCGCCCTGGTGACGCTGGGGGCGGTCGGTGTCACCGCCGTCGGCACGTTCAACGCCAACGCCATCGCCGAACCCCGATACACGGGCCTCCTCGCCGGCGCGCCCCAGGTGGTGGGCAACGCCTACGACGTCGTCGACCGGTTCGAGGAGTACCAGGAGCAGCTCGCCGGCCTCGTGGGCAACGTCTCCACGCTGTACCAGGTGACGTCGACGCTCCCGGTGTACGAGGAGGACGACGAGTCCACGGTGCGGGTGCTGCACGTCTCCGACATCCATCTCAACCCGGCGGCGTGGACGATCATCAGCTCCCTGCGCGACCAGTTCCAGGCCGACTTCATCGTCGACTCCGGTGACCTGACCGACCGCGGGAACCCGGCCGAGGACGTGTTCGCCGACGAGATCTCCGACCTCGACGTCCCCTACGTGTGGGTCCGGGGCAACCACGACTCGACCTCCACCCAGGAGGCGGTGGAGGCGCAGGACAACGCCGTGGTGCTCGACGGTGAGGCCACCGAGATCGAGGGCCTGCGGGTCTACGGCGCGGGGGACCCCCGGTTCACGCCGGACAAGTCCGCCGACCCCGGAACCGAGGACGACCTGACCGAGATCGGCGAGTTGCAGGCCCAGTCCCAGGCCGACGCCGACCCGCCGCTGGACTTCGTGGTGATGCACGACCCCGTGCAGGCGGAACCCTTCAGCGGCCAGGTCCCGCTCGTGCTCGCCGGGCACGGGCACCGGCGCTGGGAGGAGACCAAGCCCTCGGGAACCCAGTTCCTCGTCCAGGGGTCCACCGGCGGTGCTGGGCTGCGCGGCCTGGAGACGGGCGTCGACTCGCCCACGCCGTACCAGGCGTCGGTGCTGTACTTCGATCGCGAGACGGGACGGCTGCAGGCGCGTGACGACATCGATCTGGGTGGTCTGGGTCTCACCTCGGCCCAGATCGAGCGACACGTGGAGAGTGACCCTGACCGGGACCTGGAGCCCGAGGACGAGGCCGCCTCGGAGGACTCGTCCCCCGAGGCCAGCCCGCGGGAGTAG
- a CDS encoding helix-turn-helix domain-containing protein, producing the protein MATEHPVDNLAVTELVAHSRGGPTVMRILLGSQLRRMRLARGISREDAGFAIRASHAKITRLERGQVGFKIRDVEDLLTLYGLTDPKERAAMIDLVRQANAHGWWHKHSDVLPSWFNVYMGLEEAASVIRAFEVQFVPGLLQTEAYARAVIGLSRTATTTAEIDSRVDMRMRRKERLLEGGSRLWAVIDEAGLRRPYGGDDVLREQLDHLIQLADHPRVTIQLAPFSMGGHPAAGGPFTILRFASDQLPDIVYLEQLASALYLDKYEETHGYTEIMDHVTIQAPVPAETPALLARIRDSLP; encoded by the coding sequence ATGGCCACAGAGCACCCTGTCGACAACCTGGCCGTCACCGAGCTCGTCGCGCACTCCCGTGGCGGGCCGACCGTCATGCGCATCCTCCTGGGCTCGCAGCTCCGCCGGATGCGCCTCGCGCGGGGCATCTCGCGGGAGGACGCGGGGTTCGCGATCCGCGCCTCACACGCCAAGATCACGCGGTTGGAACGGGGCCAGGTCGGCTTCAAGATCCGTGACGTCGAGGACCTGCTGACGCTGTACGGTCTCACCGACCCGAAGGAACGGGCGGCGATGATCGACCTGGTGCGCCAGGCCAACGCCCACGGCTGGTGGCACAAGCACAGCGACGTCCTACCGAGCTGGTTCAACGTCTACATGGGCCTGGAGGAGGCGGCCTCCGTCATCCGCGCCTTCGAGGTGCAGTTCGTGCCGGGGCTGCTACAGACCGAGGCCTACGCGCGCGCCGTCATCGGACTCTCGCGCACCGCGACGACGACCGCCGAGATCGACAGCCGGGTGGACATGCGGATGCGGCGCAAGGAACGTCTCCTCGAGGGCGGCTCCCGCCTGTGGGCCGTGATCGACGAGGCCGGATTGCGGCGGCCCTACGGGGGTGACGACGTGTTACGCGAGCAGCTTGACCACCTGATCCAGCTCGCCGACCACCCCAGGGTCACGATCCAGCTCGCGCCGTTCTCGATGGGCGGGCACCCAGCGGCGGGCGGTCCGTTCACCATCCTGCGTTTCGCGTCGGACCAGCTCCCTGACATCGTCTACCTGGAACAGTTGGCCAGCGCCCTCTACCTCGACAAGTACGAGGAGACGCACGGCTACACCGAGATCATGGACCACGTGACGATCCAGGCCCCGGTACCCGCCGAAACCCCCGCCCTGTTGGCACGGATCCGGGACTCCCTTCCCTAG
- a CDS encoding MFS transporter encodes MGKARADDHDHPPDAAKPLPPPRIPRQRAAAESANGATYRKVLAVGEFRAVWLGHAVSTISSNLLLLSVAMLVYQRTGMPAAAGFTVALTLLPPIFAGPLLSIIADLCPRRRVMVISDLVRAALIAAIGLPGMPIWGIWLLVALATLPGVPHNAARAALLAEILPGNRYVTGSSLAHMTSQVSVMFGLLLGGVVVSAIGPGPAMLYNGLGFVAAAFIVLVGVRSRRAPRPSGPRHQGLWAITAEGAVLVFSDPRLRTLALLSWLAGFYVIPSGLAAPLADEMDAGASGMSLLMAAVPAGALIGSIVWTRLVPPAPRARLLAVLAAFASLPLVGIAFDLPLELVALLLLVSGVFGAYQFVANATFVLCAPASGRGRTFGVASAGLQSSQGLGILAGSVLAGSIGAHSTIAVAGAGGAICALALIPTWRKVAPSTIEPLQESEQRT; translated from the coding sequence GTGGGCAAAGCGCGTGCCGACGACCACGACCACCCGCCCGACGCCGCGAAGCCACTCCCGCCTCCGCGAATACCCCGACAGCGGGCCGCGGCCGAGAGCGCGAACGGGGCGACCTACCGAAAGGTGCTCGCCGTCGGGGAGTTCCGCGCCGTGTGGCTTGGCCACGCGGTGTCCACGATTTCGTCGAACCTGCTGCTCCTCTCGGTGGCGATGCTCGTCTACCAGCGGACGGGCATGCCGGCCGCCGCGGGGTTCACGGTGGCGCTCACCTTGCTGCCCCCCATCTTCGCGGGACCGCTGCTGTCCATCATCGCCGACCTCTGTCCTCGGCGCAGGGTCATGGTGATCAGCGATCTGGTTCGCGCCGCACTCATCGCGGCGATTGGACTTCCAGGCATGCCAATTTGGGGCATCTGGCTCCTGGTGGCGCTCGCGACTCTTCCGGGTGTCCCGCACAACGCCGCCCGCGCCGCCCTGCTCGCCGAGATCCTCCCCGGGAACCGCTATGTCACCGGGTCGTCGCTGGCGCACATGACCTCACAGGTGAGCGTCATGTTCGGCCTGTTGCTCGGTGGGGTCGTGGTGTCGGCCATCGGCCCGGGTCCGGCGATGCTGTACAACGGCCTGGGGTTCGTGGCGGCGGCGTTCATCGTCCTGGTCGGGGTCCGGTCGCGGCGGGCACCGCGACCGTCGGGCCCGCGCCACCAGGGACTGTGGGCGATCACCGCCGAGGGCGCGGTTCTGGTCTTCAGCGATCCGCGGCTGCGCACCCTCGCGCTGTTGTCGTGGCTCGCCGGGTTCTACGTGATTCCCTCCGGGCTCGCCGCCCCGCTGGCCGACGAGATGGACGCTGGCGCGAGCGGGATGAGTCTGCTCATGGCCGCCGTACCGGCGGGTGCGCTGATCGGCAGCATCGTCTGGACGCGACTGGTGCCTCCCGCCCCCCGAGCGCGCCTCCTGGCGGTGCTGGCGGCCTTCGCGTCCCTCCCCCTCGTCGGAATCGCGTTCGACCTGCCGCTGGAGCTGGTCGCCCTGCTGCTCCTCGTCTCCGGCGTGTTCGGGGCCTACCAGTTCGTCGCCAACGCCACGTTCGTGCTGTGCGCGCCCGCGAGTGGCCGGGGTCGCACGTTCGGCGTGGCCTCCGCGGGGCTTCAGTCCTCCCAGGGCTTGGGGATCCTGGCGGGCAGCGTCCTCGCGGGGAGCATCGGCGCCCACTCGACGATCGCCGTCGCGGGTGCCGGGGGCGCGATCTGCGCGTTGGCGCTCATCCCTACGTGGCGCAAGGTCGCGCCCAGCACGATCGAACCTCTCCAGGAGTCAGAGCAGAGAACGTAG
- a CDS encoding metallopeptidase family protein, which produces MGDVLEMTRREFEDLVSEALDRIPVELANLMDNVAVFVEEEPPPEEPGLLGLYDGTPLTERGDSYGGVLPDHIMIFMNPTLRLCENYEDVVHEVAVTVIHEIAHHFGIEDDRLAELGWA; this is translated from the coding sequence ATGGGCGATGTGCTCGAAATGACGCGGAGAGAGTTCGAAGACCTGGTCAGCGAAGCCCTCGACCGGATTCCGGTCGAACTCGCGAACCTCATGGACAATGTCGCGGTCTTCGTGGAGGAGGAACCCCCACCCGAGGAGCCCGGACTGCTGGGCCTCTACGACGGGACCCCGCTCACTGAACGCGGTGACTCCTACGGTGGCGTGCTTCCCGACCACATCATGATCTTCATGAACCCCACGCTCCGGCTGTGCGAGAACTACGAGGACGTGGTGCATGAGGTCGCGGTCACAGTGATCCATGAGATAGCCCACCATTTCGGGATCGAGGACGATCGGTTGGCTGAGCTGGGTTGGGCCTGA
- a CDS encoding thiamine pyrophosphate-binding protein, producing MTAGSDSPGVRSTVAYAVGETIARLGARRCFGVVGSGNFHVTVALRAAGVEFVAARHENHAVTMADAYARLTGELTLVSLHPGPGLTNATTGIAEAARSRTPLLVLAGTTANGALRSNFRIDQEDLARSVEAVAERLHSPHTALADTARAVERAMWDRRTVVLNMPLDVQDAPLPENTPLPVARAVANPPIPTPEAVGALADAVEGSRRPLVLAGRGAVLSGAGKALRELADRTGALLATTACGHGLFADDRWSVGISGGFSSNEAARLIRESDLILGFGASLTQWTTRHGRLIGPATTVAQIDVEPGRLGSQRDVDLPVVGDVSRTAAALRGELDARGHVATSELRTAEAAERVRKADNHHEPFTDTSTEQHIDPRTLSMRVDELLPADRTVVVDSGHFMGWPARYFRVADARSWCFTQGFQSIGLGLPTAIGAARAAPDRLVLAGVGDGGFLMSIAELETAVRLDITLCVVVYDDAAYAAEVHHFGPEGHPTDTVRFPDRDIAAIARGFGAEGIVVRTLDDLRPLRDWVAQGPRGVFVVDAKVTPDLVADWLEEAFRGEH from the coding sequence GTGACCGCAGGCTCTGACAGCCCAGGCGTCCGATCGACCGTGGCCTACGCGGTGGGTGAGACCATCGCCCGGCTTGGCGCCCGTCGGTGCTTCGGCGTCGTGGGGTCGGGCAACTTCCACGTCACCGTCGCCCTGCGCGCGGCCGGTGTGGAGTTCGTCGCCGCGCGGCACGAGAACCACGCCGTCACGATGGCGGACGCCTACGCGCGGCTGACCGGTGAACTCACGCTGGTGAGCCTGCACCCAGGCCCGGGACTGACCAACGCCACCACCGGAATCGCCGAGGCCGCCCGCAGCCGCACTCCTCTGCTGGTGCTGGCGGGAACGACGGCCAACGGCGCGCTCCGCTCCAACTTCCGGATCGATCAGGAGGACCTCGCCCGTTCCGTCGAGGCGGTCGCGGAGCGTCTCCACTCTCCCCACACCGCGCTGGCCGACACCGCCCGCGCGGTCGAGCGAGCGATGTGGGACCGTCGGACCGTCGTCCTCAACATGCCACTCGACGTGCAGGACGCCCCCCTCCCGGAGAACACTCCGCTACCCGTGGCGCGCGCGGTGGCCAACCCACCCATCCCCACCCCCGAGGCGGTAGGTGCCCTCGCGGACGCCGTCGAAGGGTCCCGACGCCCGCTCGTCTTGGCGGGGCGCGGCGCCGTCCTCTCCGGCGCAGGGAAGGCACTGCGCGAGCTGGCCGACCGGACCGGGGCCCTGCTGGCCACCACGGCCTGCGGCCACGGGCTCTTCGCGGACGATCGATGGTCGGTCGGAATCTCGGGCGGTTTCTCCTCCAACGAGGCGGCGCGTCTCATCCGGGAGAGTGACCTCATCCTCGGCTTCGGCGCGAGCCTCACCCAGTGGACCACCCGGCACGGTCGGTTGATCGGCCCCGCGACGACCGTGGCCCAGATCGACGTCGAACCTGGCCGGCTCGGCAGCCAGCGGGACGTGGACCTCCCCGTCGTCGGCGACGTGTCCCGGACGGCCGCCGCGCTCCGCGGTGAGCTCGACGCCCGGGGCCACGTGGCGACGTCCGAGCTGCGGACCGCGGAGGCGGCCGAACGCGTGCGGAAGGCGGACAACCACCACGAGCCCTTCACCGACACCTCGACGGAACAGCACATCGACCCCCGGACGCTGAGCATGCGCGTCGACGAGCTCCTGCCCGCGGACCGCACGGTCGTGGTGGACTCCGGACACTTCATGGGCTGGCCGGCCCGGTACTTCCGGGTGGCCGACGCGAGGTCGTGGTGCTTCACCCAGGGCTTCCAGTCCATCGGCCTGGGTCTGCCCACGGCGATCGGCGCCGCGCGGGCCGCGCCCGACCGTCTGGTCCTCGCCGGGGTGGGGGACGGCGGGTTCCTGATGTCGATCGCCGAGCTGGAGACCGCCGTCCGCCTCGACATCACCCTGTGCGTCGTGGTGTACGACGACGCCGCCTACGCGGCCGAGGTTCACCACTTCGGGCCCGAGGGGCACCCGACCGACACGGTGCGCTTCCCGGACCGGGACATCGCCGCCATCGCGCGGGGGTTCGGCGCGGAAGGGATCGTGGTGCGTACGCTCGACGATCTGCGTCCGCTGCGGGACTGGGTGGCCCAGGGACCGCGGGGGGTGTTCGTGGTGGACGCCAAGGTCACGCCGGACCTGGTCGCGGACTGGCTGGAGGAGGCCTTCCGCGGCGAACACTGA
- a CDS encoding biotin/lipoyl-containing protein translates to MRRVRTPSPRRGGGASPSLSRAVFFPVITGGAESERDGVLATWFVPDGAQVTEGERLAQGAIGTQSVDVTAPKKGVVHLLVDQGNAVVQGTPIAFID, encoded by the coding sequence ATGCGACGCGTGCGCACGCCCAGCCCCCGCCGGGGAGGAGGAGCGAGCCCCTCCCTCAGTCGAGCTGTCTTCTTCCCCGTCATCACCGGCGGCGCGGAATCCGAACGCGACGGGGTCCTCGCGACCTGGTTCGTCCCCGACGGCGCCCAGGTGACCGAGGGCGAACGCCTCGCCCAGGGAGCCATCGGCACGCAGAGCGTCGACGTCACCGCCCCCAAGAAGGGCGTCGTCCACCTCCTCGTCGACCAGGGCAACGCCGTGGTTCAGGGAACCCCCATCGCGTTCATCGACTGA
- a CDS encoding IclR family transcriptional regulator: MSDSPRNPTLIGSVQRALRLLDTVGSSNSPVTAKQLARQTGLAMPTTYHLLRTLVHEGYLHKLSEGYVLGERVNALQTRSTPQTTVAQLSPTLHRLRDELSAAVYLASFDDGEIVLMDVADGPKTPRVDLWADFRDAAHATAIGKSLLSSVDSETQRDYLSRHPLVGLTPRTITDKWRLMHTLPNAGEVAVDEGEYSLNTACIAAPLCTPSLVGTLAVSVPEYRFDSVMSMRTRLASAAKSAALTLTV, translated from the coding sequence GTGAGTGACTCTCCTCGCAACCCAACGCTCATCGGGTCGGTCCAGCGTGCCCTTCGGTTGTTGGACACGGTGGGTTCCAGCAACAGTCCGGTCACCGCGAAACAGTTGGCCCGCCAGACGGGCCTCGCCATGCCCACGACCTACCACCTGTTGCGCACGCTGGTGCATGAGGGATACCTGCACAAACTCAGCGAGGGGTACGTGCTCGGGGAGCGCGTCAACGCGCTACAGACCCGCTCCACTCCGCAGACGACCGTCGCACAACTGTCTCCGACACTGCATCGACTCCGGGACGAGCTCTCGGCGGCGGTTTACCTCGCGTCGTTCGACGACGGGGAGATCGTGCTGATGGACGTCGCGGACGGCCCCAAGACGCCTCGGGTGGATCTCTGGGCCGACTTCCGGGACGCCGCGCACGCCACCGCGATCGGAAAGAGCCTCCTGTCCAGCGTTGACTCCGAGACCCAGCGGGACTACCTGAGTAGGCACCCCCTGGTGGGGCTGACTCCCCGCACGATCACCGACAAGTGGCGACTGATGCACACCCTGCCCAACGCCGGTGAGGTCGCCGTGGACGAGGGCGAGTACTCGCTGAACACGGCCTGCATCGCGGCACCGCTCTGCACTCCGAGCCTGGTCGGCACCCTGGCGGTGTCCGTGCCCGAGTACCGGTTCGACTCGGTGATGAGCATGCGTACCCGCCTGGCCAGCGCGGCCAAGTCCGCCGCGCTCACTCTCACGGTGTAA
- a CDS encoding nitronate monooxygenase encodes MARLSGPSGPRDLSGLLRERPLLLAPMAGGVGTPEFVVAVDTAGGLGSLAGGYLPTARLEEQIATVRAAGVVDFGVNLFVPGPPGDEDAVRRYRRELGPGAGEPVHDDDGWREKIDLTIRLAVPLVSFTFGCPDAETLRRFHAAGVLTMVSVTRTEEARQAVDRGAGGVCAQGLEAGGHRATFDPEADPGYPVRDLVSALVDAVDVPVVAAGGVTEGRDAATLTARGAAGVQVGTAFLRCPESGAHPAHKSALGDPGFTTTALTRAFTGRLARGLENRFMGEHPAAPAAYPEVHHMTRPLRAEAAAVGDTGGMALWAGEGFTGAAAVPAEQVVSRLRSQAAERGVRL; translated from the coding sequence GTGGCGCGTCTGTCTGGTCCGTCGGGACCTCGCGATCTGTCCGGACTGTTGCGGGAACGGCCGCTGCTGCTCGCACCGATGGCGGGTGGCGTGGGGACCCCGGAATTCGTCGTCGCCGTGGATACCGCCGGCGGTCTCGGATCCTTGGCCGGGGGATATCTTCCGACGGCTCGGCTCGAGGAACAGATCGCGACGGTGCGCGCCGCCGGCGTGGTCGACTTCGGCGTGAACCTCTTCGTCCCAGGCCCACCGGGGGACGAGGACGCGGTGCGTCGCTACCGCCGTGAACTGGGTCCCGGAGCGGGTGAACCCGTGCACGACGACGACGGGTGGCGGGAGAAGATCGACCTCACCATTCGGCTCGCCGTCCCCCTGGTGAGCTTCACTTTCGGGTGCCCCGACGCGGAGACCCTGCGCCGCTTCCACGCGGCGGGCGTCCTCACCATGGTGAGCGTGACCCGTACGGAAGAGGCCCGACAGGCGGTCGATCGTGGGGCCGGTGGGGTCTGCGCGCAGGGTCTGGAGGCCGGTGGGCACCGGGCGACGTTCGACCCTGAGGCGGACCCGGGGTACCCCGTGCGGGACCTGGTGTCGGCACTCGTCGACGCCGTGGACGTTCCCGTCGTGGCCGCCGGCGGTGTGACGGAGGGCCGGGACGCCGCGACCTTGACGGCCAGGGGTGCGGCCGGAGTCCAGGTCGGTACCGCGTTCCTCCGTTGTCCTGAAAGCGGAGCTCACCCAGCGCACAAGAGTGCGCTCGGTGATCCGGGGTTCACCACGACGGCGCTGACGCGCGCCTTCACCGGCCGTCTCGCGCGGGGGCTGGAGAACCGTTTCATGGGTGAGCACCCGGCGGCACCCGCCGCCTACCCTGAGGTCCACCACATGACGCGACCCCTGCGCGCGGAGGCCGCCGCGGTGGGGGACACCGGCGGGATGGCCCTGTGGGCAGGCGAGGGATTCACCGGCGCCGCCGCGGTTCCCGCCGAACAGGTCGTGTCCCGTCTCCGGTCCCAGGCCGCGGAGCGGGGGGTTCGGCTCTAG
- a CDS encoding SAM-dependent methyltransferase, translated as MSGVDTVPDPHGSPQRPPAFDTSVPHSARVMNYWLGGKDWYPADRAMGDQILESFPEIVAVMRADRVFLERAVTFLVRDAGVRQFLDLGTGLPTANNTHEVAQAIAPESRIVYVDNDPLVLTHARALLTSAPQGATEYVDADVRDTDRILTEAAATLDFSKPIAVSLLGITTHLEDDEAYGVVRRYVDALPVGSYLALCDCTDTSDAIVRAASRWNESASPPVRLRTIEGITSFFDGLEVQPPGVVPALRWRPGHTDIGGVKDVDLYGGIGRKV; from the coding sequence ATGTCAGGAGTTGACACTGTGCCCGATCCCCACGGTTCCCCCCAGCGTCCCCCTGCGTTCGACACGTCCGTCCCGCACTCGGCGCGGGTCATGAACTACTGGCTCGGCGGAAAGGACTGGTACCCGGCGGACCGGGCGATGGGCGACCAGATCCTTGAGTCGTTTCCCGAGATCGTGGCGGTGATGCGGGCCGACCGGGTCTTCCTGGAGCGCGCCGTCACCTTCCTCGTGCGGGACGCGGGAGTGCGGCAGTTCCTCGACCTCGGCACCGGGCTTCCCACGGCCAACAACACGCACGAGGTCGCGCAGGCCATCGCCCCGGAGTCGCGGATCGTCTACGTCGACAACGATCCGTTGGTGTTGACCCACGCCCGGGCGCTACTCACGAGCGCCCCTCAGGGGGCGACGGAGTACGTGGACGCCGACGTCCGGGACACCGACCGGATCCTCACAGAGGCGGCCGCGACCCTGGACTTCTCGAAGCCCATCGCCGTGTCCCTGCTGGGGATCACCACGCACCTCGAGGACGACGAGGCGTACGGGGTGGTGCGACGCTACGTGGACGCCCTGCCGGTGGGGAGCTATCTCGCCCTGTGCGACTGCACCGACACCAGCGACGCGATCGTCCGAGCCGCCAGTCGGTGGAACGAGTCCGCCTCTCCCCCGGTGCGGCTGCGCACGATAGAGGGAATCACCAGCTTCTTCGACGGACTGGAGGTCCAGCCCCCGGGTGTGGTTCCCGCGCTGCGCTGGCGGCCGGGTCACACCGACATCGGGGGCGTGAAGGACGTCGACCTCTACGGCGGGATCGGTCGGAAGGTCTGA
- a CDS encoding DUF397 domain-containing protein produces the protein MRPIHGDTWRKSSHSNPNGNCVEVATVGPRKTALRDSQSPGGPELAYPHAELVVFLHSLKTETLTTASDG, from the coding sequence ATGCGACCGATCCATGGCGACACCTGGCGCAAGAGCAGCCACAGCAATCCCAACGGCAACTGCGTGGAAGTGGCCACGGTCGGTCCACGGAAAACAGCGCTGCGTGACTCCCAGTCCCCCGGTGGCCCGGAGCTGGCCTACCCCCACGCTGAGCTCGTCGTCTTCCTGCACTCCCTCAAGACCGAGACGCTCACCACGGCGAGCGACGGCTAG